In Aerococcus loyolae, a genomic segment contains:
- a CDS encoding pyruvate carboxylase — MIKKVLVANRGEIAIRVFRACYELGIETVAIFAREDETSVHRFKADESYLVGAGKKPVDAYLDIEDIIRIAKETQADAIHPGYGFLSENQEFASRCREEGIIFIGPNTDTLDMFGDKIKAKAAAHQAGIQEVPGTEGDVESVEEVKAFAKEAGYPIMVKAALGGGGRGMRVVRSDDEVEEAYHTAKSEAKTAFGSDEIYAEKYIENPKHIEVQILGDQAGNVVHLWERDCSIQRRHQKVVEMAPSVSLDHDLRLRICEAARQLMENVNYVNAGTVEFLVSGDDFYFIEVNPRVQVEHTVSEEITGIDIVQAQIQIAAGKTLAEIEIPKQEDMPLIGYSIQCRITTEDPANHFFPDTGKINTYRSPGGFGLRLDAGNGYTNTEVSPYYDSLLTKLVSHSMTFEDAVRKMVRGLREYPIRGVHNNIPFLMNVLTHPTFTSGQATTTFIDNTPELFDFPKERNRDRGNKILQYIGDTTVNGFPGLQQKDKPHYRPAHIPDLEAVALDRPSAKQVLDQEGVSGVQSYIHDSKEVLLTETTMRDAHQSLIATRMRTRDMLKAAKQMEAANPAIFSQEVWGGATFDTAYRFLTEDPWVRLEKLRRAMPNTLLQMLFRGSNAVGYTAYPDNVLRAFIKQAAETGIDVFRIFDSLNWSKQIERPLEFVKETGKIAEAAMCYTGDILDPNRSKYDLNYYVNLAKELQTMGADIIAVKDMAGLLKPQAAYVLISELKDKIDVPIHLHTHDTSGNGIMMYSEAVRAGIDIVDVATSAFSSTTSQPSMTSFYYALEHNDRKPTINVKNAQAMNQYWSGVRTYYEDFASGLKTPETEIYRTEMPGGQYTNLQQQAASVGLGDRWEEVKVMYHDVNLLFGDIVKVTPSSKVVGDMALFMVQNDLSIEDFYEKGKTIDFPDSVIEFFQGKLGQPAGGFPADVRDIILKGADYTEERPGDLLEPVDFDQVKEDLSEKLGDEVDKKDVLGYLMYPKVFTDYRDKLARYSDISNVDTPTFFNGMRQGETITVEIEKGKVLLIRLIEIGEADHSGQRIIYFDLNGQRREIAVQDAHYTNVVASRPKADTNNPNHIAATMPGSILKVEISEGDHVSAGQVVLVTEAMKMETTIKAPKAGKVRQVTVQAGEQVEIGDLLIELETE; from the coding sequence ATGATTAAAAAAGTCTTAGTCGCCAACCGTGGCGAGATTGCGATTCGGGTCTTTCGGGCCTGCTATGAATTAGGCATTGAAACTGTGGCTATCTTCGCCCGTGAAGATGAAACCAGTGTCCACCGTTTTAAGGCTGATGAATCCTACCTGGTTGGCGCCGGCAAGAAACCTGTTGATGCCTATTTAGACATTGAAGATATTATCCGCATCGCTAAGGAAACCCAGGCTGATGCCATCCATCCCGGCTATGGTTTTCTCTCTGAAAACCAAGAATTTGCTAGTCGCTGTCGGGAAGAGGGGATTATCTTCATTGGACCAAATACCGATACCCTAGACATGTTTGGGGACAAGATTAAGGCCAAGGCTGCTGCTCATCAGGCGGGCATCCAAGAAGTTCCCGGGACTGAAGGGGATGTGGAATCAGTTGAAGAGGTCAAGGCCTTTGCTAAGGAGGCTGGCTATCCGATTATGGTCAAAGCTGCCCTAGGTGGCGGTGGCCGGGGGATGCGGGTAGTCCGCTCTGACGATGAAGTGGAAGAAGCCTATCATACCGCTAAAAGTGAAGCTAAGACTGCCTTTGGTTCCGACGAAATTTATGCAGAAAAATACATTGAAAATCCTAAGCATATTGAAGTCCAAATCTTAGGCGACCAGGCCGGCAATGTGGTCCATCTATGGGAACGGGACTGTTCGATCCAGCGTCGCCACCAAAAAGTGGTGGAAATGGCGCCATCCGTTTCCTTAGACCATGACTTAAGACTACGGATCTGTGAAGCCGCGCGGCAATTGATGGAAAATGTGAATTATGTTAATGCGGGGACCGTTGAATTTCTGGTTTCTGGTGATGACTTTTACTTTATTGAAGTCAATCCCCGGGTCCAAGTGGAACATACGGTCAGTGAAGAAATTACCGGGATCGACATTGTCCAAGCCCAGATCCAAATCGCAGCGGGTAAGACTTTAGCAGAGATAGAAATTCCTAAGCAGGAAGACATGCCCCTGATTGGCTATTCCATCCAATGCCGGATCACGACGGAAGACCCTGCCAACCATTTCTTCCCTGATACCGGGAAAATTAACACCTACCGGTCACCGGGGGGATTTGGTCTACGGTTAGATGCTGGGAATGGTTATACCAATACCGAGGTTTCGCCTTACTATGATTCTCTCTTAACCAAGCTGGTTTCCCATTCCATGACCTTTGAAGATGCCGTGCGCAAGATGGTCCGGGGGCTACGGGAATACCCGATCCGGGGTGTCCACAATAATATTCCATTCTTAATGAATGTGCTCACCCATCCGACCTTTACCAGTGGCCAAGCCACCACAACCTTTATTGACAATACCCCCGAACTTTTCGACTTTCCTAAGGAGCGTAACCGCGACCGGGGCAATAAGATCCTCCAATATATTGGGGACACGACCGTCAATGGTTTCCCAGGTTTACAACAAAAAGACAAGCCCCATTATCGTCCGGCCCACATTCCTGACTTAGAAGCAGTCGCCTTAGACCGACCAAGTGCCAAACAGGTTCTTGACCAAGAGGGCGTTTCAGGAGTGCAAAGTTATATCCATGACAGTAAGGAAGTTCTCTTAACTGAGACCACCATGCGGGATGCCCACCAAAGCTTGATCGCGACCCGGATGCGGACTCGCGATATGCTCAAAGCGGCTAAACAAATGGAAGCGGCTAACCCAGCCATCTTCTCCCAAGAAGTCTGGGGTGGGGCGACCTTTGACACGGCCTACCGCTTCTTAACGGAAGACCCTTGGGTTCGTTTAGAGAAACTCCGTCGGGCTATGCCCAATACCCTCCTGCAAATGCTCTTTAGAGGATCTAATGCCGTGGGTTATACCGCTTATCCAGACAATGTCCTCCGAGCATTTATTAAACAAGCGGCTGAAACGGGGATCGATGTCTTTCGAATCTTTGACAGTTTGAACTGGTCCAAGCAAATTGAACGCCCCCTGGAATTCGTCAAGGAAACTGGGAAAATTGCCGAAGCCGCCATGTGTTACACCGGAGATATCCTAGACCCTAACAGAAGCAAGTATGACCTTAACTACTATGTCAACTTAGCCAAGGAACTCCAAACCATGGGCGCCGACATTATCGCTGTTAAGGATATGGCGGGGCTCTTGAAACCGCAAGCAGCCTATGTCCTGATTTCTGAATTAAAAGACAAAATCGATGTACCGATCCATCTCCACACCCATGACACCTCGGGTAATGGGATTATGATGTATTCCGAAGCAGTTCGCGCTGGCATTGATATTGTGGACGTGGCCACGTCAGCCTTCTCCTCAACTACCAGCCAACCAAGTATGACCAGTTTCTACTATGCCTTGGAACACAATGACCGTAAGCCAACGATTAACGTGAAGAACGCCCAAGCCATGAACCAATACTGGTCAGGTGTGCGAACCTATTATGAAGATTTCGCCTCTGGATTAAAAACCCCAGAAACCGAAATTTACCGGACCGAAATGCCAGGAGGCCAGTATACCAACCTCCAACAACAAGCCGCTTCCGTAGGCTTAGGGGACCGTTGGGAAGAAGTCAAGGTCATGTACCACGATGTCAACTTACTCTTTGGCGATATCGTTAAGGTGACCCCATCTTCTAAGGTGGTCGGTGATATGGCCCTCTTCATGGTTCAAAATGACCTATCCATTGAAGACTTCTATGAAAAGGGCAAGACCATCGATTTCCCTGATTCCGTGATTGAATTCTTCCAAGGTAAATTAGGTCAACCCGCAGGTGGCTTCCCAGCGGATGTCCGGGATATCATCCTCAAGGGGGCTGACTATACTGAAGAACGTCCTGGTGATCTCTTAGAACCGGTTGATTTTGACCAAGTCAAGGAAGACTTAAGCGAAAAATTGGGCGATGAAGTCGACAAGAAAGACGTGCTCGGCTATCTCATGTACCCCAAAGTCTTCACCGACTACCGCGACAAGCTCGCCCGTTACAGTGATATTTCTAATGTCGATACCCCAACCTTCTTCAATGGCATGCGGCAAGGGGAGACCATTACCGTTGAAATTGAAAAAGGCAAGGTCCTCCTTATTCGCCTGATTGAAATTGGGGAAGCCGACCACTCTGGTCAACGGATTATCTACTTCGACTTGAATGGTCAACGGCGGGAAATTGCTGTCCAAGATGCCCATTACACCAATGTGGTGGCTAGTCGTCCCAAGGCAGATACCAATAACCCCAACCACATTGCGGCAACCATGCCCGGTTCGATTCTCAAGGTGGAAATCAGTGAAGGCGACCATGTCAGTGCTGGCCAAGTGGTCTTAGTGACTGAAGCCATGAAGATGGAAACCACGATCAAGGCACCGAAAGCCGGCAAGGTCCGCCAAGTCACTGTCCAAGCGGGCGAACAAGTTGAAATCGGAGATCTCTTAATTGAATTAGAAACTGAATAA
- a CDS encoding YlbG family protein, translating into MTNSHTQRQELVVWLNSTQKTRQLKRYGYLHYLNKERKYAILYVDKDQVEEAVEGLKKVRQVIKVTVSPKATINMDFTVALDGEEDRAKVIKEFEDFIYPPK; encoded by the coding sequence ATGACCAATTCTCATACCCAACGGCAAGAACTCGTCGTCTGGTTGAATTCCACCCAAAAAACCCGGCAATTGAAACGCTATGGCTACCTTCACTACCTGAATAAGGAACGTAAATACGCCATTCTTTATGTCGATAAGGACCAGGTAGAGGAAGCCGTCGAGGGACTCAAGAAAGTCCGCCAAGTCATCAAAGTCACTGTTTCTCCCAAAGCGACCATTAACATGGATTTTACAGTGGCCTTAGACGGTGAAGAAGACCGTGCCAAAGTCATCAAGGAATTCGAGGACTTTATCTATCCACCGAAATAA
- a CDS encoding DUF5633 domain-containing protein, translating to MKDLKKLLLGAAATTAAAGVFFASDAAVAKAEMFVNEFDENGVPTTVTQPTEENTNENTTETPDVKPVEEDNSSNLFKPALDEDGVPANLSEKPAVEQPEEVVEEDPYHSPYEYEAETKEAAIEIGEAMLKRSELEGTALAEVNNHVDAVQTASGKWTPQFSYVEKEETPAEENEKPAEETEKTLEDLFDFSGLAEENEKPAEETPAEDTEKPAEDTEKSLEDLFDFSGLVEEDPEFEFDPDKAYDTLADAFVAAETAIKNDPVNEGYDIQVGADGKYYIQLQVEANTELEDLFDFSKLEKEDKEDKDEKAEKDAKKEDPKVVVANEKDQKADKEAKAEKANAKLPATGVVAGSVAGLGVALIAAGSALSFRRRK from the coding sequence ATGAAAGACTTGAAAAAATTATTATTAGGCGCAGCGGCTACAACCGCAGCAGCTGGTGTGTTCTTCGCATCTGATGCTGCAGTTGCTAAAGCTGAAATGTTTGTAAATGAATTTGATGAAAACGGAGTACCTACTACCGTTACTCAACCTACTGAAGAAAATACAAACGAAAATACAACTGAAACTCCAGATGTAAAACCTGTTGAAGAAGACAATTCTTCAAACTTGTTTAAACCAGCTTTAGACGAAGATGGCGTACCAGCAAATCTTTCTGAAAAACCAGCTGTTGAACAACCAGAAGAAGTTGTAGAAGAAGATCCATACCACTCACCATATGAATATGAAGCAGAAACTAAAGAAGCTGCTATCGAAATTGGTGAAGCTATGCTTAAACGTTCTGAATTAGAAGGAACTGCTTTAGCAGAAGTTAATAACCATGTTGATGCTGTTCAAACTGCTTCAGGTAAATGGACTCCACAATTCAGCTATGTAGAAAAAGAAGAAACTCCTGCTGAAGAAAATGAAAAACCAGCAGAAGAAACCGAAAAAACCTTAGAAGATCTCTTTGACTTTAGCGGTTTAGCAGAAGAAAATGAAAAACCTGCTGAAGAAACTCCAGCAGAAGATACCGAAAAACCTGCTGAAGATACTGAAAAATCATTAGAAGATCTCTTTGACTTTAGTGGTTTAGTAGAAGAAGATCCAGAATTTGAATTCGATCCAGATAAAGCATATGACACCTTAGCAGACGCTTTCGTAGCTGCAGAAACTGCAATCAAGAATGATCCAGTAAACGAAGGCTACGACATTCAAGTAGGTGCAGATGGCAAATACTACATCCAATTACAAGTAGAAGCTAATACTGAATTAGAAGATCTCTTTGACTTCAGCAAACTTGAAAAAGAAGATAAAGAAGACAAAGACGAAAAAGCTGAAAAAGATGCTAAGAAAGAAGATCCTAAGGTTGTAGTAGCTAACGAAAAAGACCAAAAAGCTGATAAAGAAGCTAAAGCTGAAAAAGCTAATGCTAAATTACCAGCTACTGGTGTAGTTGCTGGTTCTGTTGCTGGCTTAGGTGTTGCTTTAATTGCAGCTGGTTCAGCTCTATCTTTCCGTCGTCGTAAATAA
- a CDS encoding LPXTG cell wall anchor domain-containing protein: protein MKDLKKLLLGAAATTAAAGVLFAADASVAHAADAFVTPVDADGVPTSISGKPAVNVKPEVTPAKPEVKPVEENNSSNLFKPGLDKDGVPSNVSGNPAVAQPEEKTVEDPNHSPYEYEAETKKAAIEIGEAMLKRSQLEGTALAQVNNHVDAVQTASGKWTPTFSYVEKAETPAKEDKKDEVKKDDKKKDDTKKDESKKDSDKKDSKDNKDNKAKKNESKKDDKKKSDKDSKVVVANEKAKKDNKAKKDAKAQKANAKLPATGVVAGSVAGLGVALVAAGSALSFRRRK from the coding sequence ATGAAAGACTTGAAAAAATTATTATTAGGCGCAGCTGCTACAACTGCAGCCGCAGGTGTATTATTCGCAGCTGATGCTTCTGTAGCTCACGCAGCAGACGCATTTGTAACACCAGTAGACGCAGATGGCGTGCCTACAAGTATTTCTGGTAAACCAGCTGTAAACGTAAAACCAGAAGTTACACCTGCAAAACCAGAAGTAAAACCTGTTGAAGAAAATAACTCATCAAACTTATTTAAACCAGGTTTAGACAAAGATGGTGTACCTTCAAACGTTTCTGGTAACCCTGCTGTAGCACAACCAGAAGAAAAAACAGTTGAAGATCCAAACCACTCACCATACGAATACGAAGCAGAAACCAAAAAAGCTGCTATCGAAATTGGTGAAGCAATGCTTAAACGTTCTCAATTAGAAGGTACTGCATTAGCACAAGTAAACAACCATGTTGATGCTGTTCAAACTGCTTCAGGTAAATGGACCCCAACTTTCAGCTACGTTGAAAAAGCAGAAACTCCTGCTAAAGAAGATAAAAAAGACGAAGTTAAGAAAGACGACAAGAAAAAAGACGACACCAAGAAAGACGAATCTAAGAAAGATTCAGACAAGAAAGACAGCAAAGATAACAAAGACAACAAAGCTAAGAAAAACGAATCTAAGAAAGATGACAAGAAGAAATCTGACAAAGATTCTAAAGTTGTCGTAGCTAACGAAAAAGCTAAGAAAGATAATAAAGCTAAGAAAGACGCTAAAGCTCAAAAAGCTAACGCTAAATTACCAGCTACTGGTGTAGTTGCTGGTTCCGTTGCTGGCTTAGGTGTTGCCTTAGTTGCTGCTGGTTCAGCTCTATCTTTCCGTCGTCGTAAATAA
- the rsmD gene encoding 16S rRNA (guanine(966)-N(2))-methyltransferase RsmD, whose amino-acid sequence MEKGCGKMRIIAGEFGGIPLQAVPGSNTRPTTDKIKESMFNIIGQYLDGGIVLDFYAGSGALGLEALSRGADEVYAFERFRKAQETIAKNVAKAHIEERYHLLKGDNQKQLKSLRKKAPNLQFDWVFLDPPYKGQHLEDLLIQFQEEGWLSDQVTVVCELDSQDNLPDTVGNLHAFKNATYGHTRVVCYRFAA is encoded by the coding sequence ATTGAGAAGGGATGTGGCAAGATGCGGATTATTGCCGGTGAATTTGGGGGGATCCCCCTACAAGCAGTGCCAGGATCGAATACCCGGCCCACGACAGATAAGATCAAGGAATCCATGTTTAACATTATTGGCCAATACCTAGATGGCGGAATTGTCCTTGACTTTTATGCGGGGTCAGGTGCTCTGGGGTTAGAAGCGCTCTCGCGGGGAGCGGATGAGGTCTATGCCTTTGAACGCTTCCGTAAGGCTCAAGAAACGATCGCTAAGAATGTGGCTAAGGCCCATATTGAAGAGCGTTACCACTTATTGAAGGGTGACAACCAAAAGCAGTTGAAGTCTTTGCGGAAGAAGGCTCCTAACTTACAATTTGACTGGGTTTTCTTAGATCCACCTTATAAGGGCCAACATTTAGAAGACTTGCTTATTCAGTTCCAGGAAGAGGGCTGGCTCAGTGACCAAGTCACGGTAGTTTGTGAGCTGGATAGTCAAGATAACCTGCCTGACACCGTGGGAAATTTACATGCCTTTAAAAACGCAACCTATGGCCATACTCGTGTAGTTTGCTATCGTTTTGCTGCATAG
- a CDS encoding helix-hairpin-helix domain-containing protein — translation MQAWWEDLKNLSFAEIIENYGKLLVEALVAGILLVAALFYFVFDRVLDPAGQPPVSATALVDSVDLEDNSQSESSETDQAEDSEVGNSQDQGDDLIYVDVKGAVKSPGLYQVQAGDRVLDAIDLAGGLNAQADSKRINLSQRLQDQMVVYVPALDEEVGAEDLVAITPIVPGDSPTAGSSQEDSQKININTADASQLQEISGIGEKKAADIIQYRESKGSFQKIEEITEVSGIGDKTFEKIKEQITVN, via the coding sequence ATGCAAGCATGGTGGGAAGATTTAAAGAACTTATCTTTTGCAGAAATTATTGAAAATTATGGCAAATTATTGGTTGAAGCCTTGGTCGCTGGGATTTTATTGGTAGCTGCTTTGTTTTATTTTGTTTTTGACCGGGTGCTTGATCCAGCGGGTCAACCTCCAGTAAGTGCAACCGCCTTGGTGGATTCAGTTGATCTAGAGGACAATAGCCAGTCGGAGTCGTCCGAGACAGACCAAGCAGAAGATAGCGAAGTTGGGAATTCACAGGACCAGGGAGACGATCTAATCTATGTGGATGTTAAGGGGGCAGTCAAGTCCCCTGGCCTTTACCAAGTTCAGGCGGGTGACCGCGTCCTTGATGCCATAGATTTAGCTGGTGGACTCAATGCCCAAGCCGATTCTAAGCGGATTAATCTCTCCCAGCGCCTCCAGGACCAGATGGTGGTCTATGTGCCGGCCTTGGATGAAGAAGTGGGAGCGGAAGACTTGGTGGCTATAACTCCTATTGTGCCCGGGGATAGCCCAACTGCAGGAAGTAGCCAGGAAGATAGTCAGAAGATCAATATCAATACTGCTGACGCCAGCCAACTCCAAGAAATATCAGGCATTGGGGAGAAGAAGGCGGCTGATATTATTCAATACCGGGAAAGTAAGGGGTCTTTTCAAAAGATTGAGGAGATTACCGAAGTTTCTGGTATTGGGGACAAGACTTTTGAGAAGATCAAAGAACAAATTACTGTGAATTAA
- a CDS encoding DNA internalization-related competence protein ComEC/Rec2, translating into MKTKVFWLVLGVLLLTALALAPSVWTLIFYLWYWGRVIALKEKGLIKWLLVSQLFMGLYLYLLSQRASHFTAGEAALTLEVAIDSLKVEGDLVQFTGQELTTGENFQAFYYLKSEAEQAAWLDQGRSFQVSLLGQLTSPGGQRNFHGFDYQAYLSRQNIYWVFEVERAQGLADLPYWSYFWPNLRQSIYSYLQGLDLGILADYFQALFLNDKSGIDPSAMAAYQEIGIIHLFSLSGFHVNYLLALLKRSLLRLGVLVEYYQWIALVVLLLYGCLLGLPYGMIRAIGSYLYAFIQRRANHPVDSWAGLAWSVLFILLIHPQAIFSLGFQLSYALTATLLVIKQAPPFKHAWQEEFIFSLACTLVTIPFLILSQAGFSWLALWVNYFYSWLFSVCLFPGLLLVVGLGIVGLGFLVPLVTWPLTWVIIHLEKVSVFFSDLPGFYWLTGHMPFVFILFYCLVLAYWLDRQVLAKRKGRGWLALASALLALYLFPYLSPLGQVAVLDIGQGDCILIKPPFSASAYLIDAAGRPSFPKEGWQERPRRTLFESQIQPALAAQGVRSLAGLFLTHGDFDHYGSAPEIISQISVDTLYLPIGMQEDHEVLTVLDQALKASRNPHIQVVWLQAGQSLTLSRSMTLEVLMPEDPGAGENENSLAMLGDMGPLTFLFTGDIDGEAEAQMAEKIKDPIDVLKVAHHGSDHSSPSDLIAQWQPHYALISVGENNRYGHPSDRVVDDLAAVKATTFRTDQDGAIHYFYLGRYYRFKTVKAAGKEDSIGD; encoded by the coding sequence ATGAAGACGAAAGTTTTTTGGTTAGTTTTAGGCGTTCTGTTACTAACAGCCCTTGCCCTAGCGCCATCTGTCTGGACCCTTATTTTCTATCTCTGGTACTGGGGCCGGGTGATTGCCTTAAAGGAGAAGGGACTAATTAAATGGTTGCTTGTTAGTCAGCTATTTATGGGCCTTTATCTTTATCTCCTTAGTCAAAGAGCCTCCCACTTTACCGCTGGGGAGGCTGCTTTAACTTTAGAAGTGGCTATCGATAGCTTGAAGGTGGAGGGAGACTTAGTCCAATTTACGGGCCAAGAATTGACCACCGGGGAGAATTTTCAAGCCTTTTATTACTTGAAATCTGAGGCTGAGCAGGCGGCTTGGTTAGATCAAGGACGATCCTTTCAGGTTAGTCTCCTGGGTCAATTAACTTCTCCAGGTGGCCAGCGTAATTTTCATGGTTTTGACTACCAAGCCTATTTGAGCCGGCAGAATATTTATTGGGTCTTTGAGGTGGAGAGGGCACAAGGGCTGGCTGATTTACCCTATTGGTCTTATTTTTGGCCCAACCTGCGCCAGAGCATCTATTCCTATTTACAGGGATTGGACTTAGGGATCTTGGCGGATTACTTCCAGGCCCTGTTTCTGAATGATAAGTCAGGCATTGACCCATCCGCCATGGCTGCCTACCAGGAAATTGGGATTATTCATTTATTTTCTCTATCTGGTTTTCATGTCAACTATTTATTAGCCTTGTTGAAGCGATCCCTCTTGCGGCTAGGGGTCTTGGTGGAATACTATCAATGGATCGCCTTAGTGGTTTTACTGCTTTATGGCTGTTTATTAGGCTTGCCCTATGGGATGATTCGGGCCATTGGTTCTTATCTTTATGCCTTTATCCAAAGAAGAGCTAATCATCCTGTCGATTCCTGGGCTGGCCTCGCCTGGTCGGTATTGTTTATCCTTCTAATCCATCCTCAGGCCATCTTTTCCTTAGGCTTTCAGTTGTCCTATGCCCTAACTGCCACCTTATTAGTCATAAAACAGGCGCCACCCTTTAAGCATGCCTGGCAGGAAGAGTTCATCTTCTCCCTGGCCTGTACCTTGGTCACCATTCCTTTTCTGATTCTCAGTCAAGCAGGTTTCTCTTGGTTGGCCCTGTGGGTGAATTACTTCTATTCCTGGCTGTTTTCCGTTTGCCTCTTTCCAGGCCTTCTCCTGGTAGTGGGCTTAGGGATAGTTGGCTTAGGCTTCCTAGTGCCCCTAGTGACCTGGCCCCTAACCTGGGTGATTATTCATCTAGAGAAAGTGTCGGTCTTTTTTAGTGACCTTCCGGGATTTTACTGGTTAACCGGCCACATGCCCTTTGTCTTTATCCTGTTTTATTGCTTAGTGCTCGCTTATTGGCTAGACCGGCAAGTCTTAGCTAAGAGGAAAGGACGGGGCTGGCTGGCCTTGGCTTCGGCTCTCTTAGCCTTATATCTTTTCCCTTATTTATCTCCCTTAGGGCAGGTGGCGGTCTTAGATATCGGTCAAGGGGATTGTATCCTCATCAAACCGCCGTTTTCTGCCTCGGCCTACCTGATTGATGCGGCTGGCAGACCCAGTTTTCCAAAAGAAGGCTGGCAAGAGCGTCCCAGGCGAACCTTGTTTGAAAGCCAGATCCAGCCTGCCTTAGCTGCCCAGGGAGTTCGCTCACTAGCGGGGCTTTTTCTAACCCATGGGGACTTTGACCACTATGGGTCAGCACCTGAAATCATTAGTCAAATCTCGGTGGATACGCTCTATTTACCTATTGGCATGCAGGAAGACCATGAAGTTCTAACCGTCTTGGATCAGGCGCTTAAAGCCAGTAGAAATCCCCATATCCAAGTCGTCTGGCTCCAAGCTGGTCAAAGTCTGACTCTCAGTCGGTCCATGACCTTGGAGGTTCTGATGCCAGAAGATCCAGGAGCAGGGGAGAATGAAAATTCCTTAGCTATGTTAGGAGATATGGGTCCTTTGACTTTTCTCTTTACAGGGGATATTGATGGGGAGGCTGAGGCACAAATGGCAGAAAAGATAAAAGACCCGATCGATGTCTTGAAGGTAGCCCACCACGGCTCTGACCATTCCAGCCCTAGTGATCTAATCGCCCAATGGCAACCCCACTATGCTTTGATTTCAGTGGGAGAGAATAACCGCTACGGCCATCCTAGTGACCGGGTAGTCGATGATCTAGCCGCAGTTAAGGCGACGACTTTTCGGACTGACCAGGATGGGGCTATCCATTATTTTTACCTGGGAAGATACTATCGTTTTAAGACAGTAAAAGCAGCGGGAAAAGAAGATTCTATTGGAGATTGA
- the holA gene encoding DNA polymerase III subunit delta produces the protein MTFQSTIQKIKAGQVDPIYLLLGEEKFLIQEFENQLSRAVIGDQKAVSDFNFVRLDLEEHSLEEALVEANTISFFSEPKIIWLTKPIFLSTEKGKKEENTQALLDYLAEPAPDVTLVFVCDFEKLDGRKKVVKQLKKAANLVDVSLADESTTTNYIKDYVRNAGYLMDRSVLQLFLERTNYQLSNAMNELEKLFLFVGQEDRISKHDVETVVSPSLDNNIFHLTDYVMAHRLEAALDLYRTLIQEKHQPIAILALLEANFRLFSQIALLARTGYDQGAIAKSLGAHPYRVKMSMKQMRSYDGQQLLAAYQDLVELDYEIKSGQVDPNLGIEWFILRFAA, from the coding sequence ATGACTTTTCAAAGCACCATACAGAAAATAAAAGCAGGACAAGTGGATCCCATCTACCTCTTACTAGGGGAGGAGAAGTTTTTGATCCAAGAATTTGAAAATCAGTTAAGCCGAGCGGTCATTGGGGACCAAAAAGCGGTCAGTGATTTTAACTTTGTCCGCTTAGATTTAGAAGAACATTCCTTAGAAGAGGCCCTGGTAGAGGCCAATACCATTTCCTTTTTTTCTGAGCCTAAGATTATCTGGTTAACTAAGCCGATCTTTTTAAGTACAGAGAAGGGGAAGAAGGAGGAAAACACCCAAGCCCTATTGGACTATCTGGCTGAACCGGCTCCTGACGTAACCTTAGTCTTTGTCTGTGACTTTGAGAAATTAGACGGGCGCAAGAAGGTGGTGAAGCAGTTAAAAAAAGCTGCCAATCTGGTCGATGTCTCCCTGGCTGATGAGTCGACTACGACTAACTATATTAAGGACTATGTCAGAAATGCGGGCTACTTGATGGATCGCTCAGTCTTACAGCTCTTTTTGGAGAGAACCAACTATCAATTATCCAATGCTATGAATGAATTGGAGAAGCTTTTTCTCTTTGTGGGTCAGGAAGACCGAATTAGCAAGCACGATGTGGAGACCGTGGTGTCGCCTTCCTTGGATAATAATATCTTCCATTTGACCGACTATGTCATGGCCCACCGCCTGGAAGCGGCCTTGGACTTGTATCGGACCCTGATCCAGGAAAAACACCAGCCCATTGCGATTTTGGCCCTCTTAGAGGCGAACTTCCGCCTTTTTAGTCAAATTGCTCTTTTAGCGCGCACGGGTTATGACCAAGGAGCTATTGCTAAGAGCCTCGGTGCCCATCCTTACCGGGTCAAGATGAGTATGAAACAAATGCGCTCCTACGACGGCCAGCAATTATTGGCGGCCTACCAGGACTTGGTGGAGTTGGATTATGAGATTAAGTCAGGCCAGGTAGACCCTAACTTAGGCATTGAATGGTTTATCTTGCGTTTTGCTGCTTAG
- the rpsT gene encoding 30S ribosomal protein S20 yields MANIASAIKRVRQNEKNAAVNSAKVSEMRTAIKRFETAVQEGADNVEELHQHAQKLVDQAVSKNLIHANKASRINSRMAQKLNK; encoded by the coding sequence ATGGCAAACATTGCATCAGCTATTAAACGCGTACGTCAAAACGAAAAGAACGCTGCAGTAAACTCTGCAAAAGTCAGCGAAATGCGTACCGCTATTAAACGTTTCGAAACTGCTGTCCAAGAAGGCGCAGATAACGTCGAAGAATTACACCAACATGCTCAAAAATTAGTGGACCAAGCAGTTTCTAAGAACTTAATCCACGCTAATAAAGCAAGCCGTATTAATTCACGTATGGCTCAAAAATTAAACAAGTAA